GCGTCTGGGAGGCAAGCCGGGTCTACTTCGCCAAGGAACCTCGCGACCTGTCGCTCGCGGAAGTCGCCCTGCTCGCCGGCCTGATTCGGGCCCCGAATCGCTACTCCCCCCTTAACAACCCGGAACGCGCCCGGGCTCGCCGGGACGCGGTCCTAGAAACCATGCTCGTCGCGGGGGACATCACGCCCGCGGACTCTGCTGCCGCACGGGCGGAACCAATCCGCACCGTGCCTTCGCCGCAGCGGACCGACGGCGCTCCTTACTTCGTCGATTTCGTCCGTCGCGAGCTCTCCGCGCTCTACCCCGCCGACATCCTCAACCGCGAAGGACTCGAGGTCTTCACCCGGCTCGACCTGCACCTCCAGCGGATCGCCGAAGAGAGCGTGCGCGCCGGACTTGCGGACCTCGAACGCCGCCACCCGCGCCTGCGCGCCGCCGAGCCGCGCGACCGGTTGCAGGCCTGCCTTATCGCCCTCGAACCGCAGACCGGCGCCGTAAAAGCCATGGTCGGAGGGCGCGACTACGGAACCACCCAGTTCAATCGCTGCACGCAGGCGCTGCGTCAGCCCGGCTCGGTTTTCAAACCCATCGTATACGTCGCCGCCCTCGACAACGCCCGTCAACACGACATCCCACTCCTGCCCACCACCCGCATCGAGGACGAGCCATTCGCCTGGCCCTTCGATCATCAAGTGTGGACCCCGGCCAACTACGGAAACCAGTACCGCGGTACGGTGACCGTCCGGACGGCCCTGACTCTGTCGCTCAATGCGGCCACGGCGCGACTCGCCCACGACGTCGGTCTCGAAGCGATCGTCGAGACGGCGCGACGCTTCGGCATCGCCTCCCCGTTGCAGCCTTACCCCTCACTGGTCCTCGGCGCCGCCGAGGTGTCCCCGCTCGAAATCGCCCAGGCGTACACCGCCCTGGCCGCCGGCGGCCTGCGCGCCACGCCGTTGTCCGTGGCTCGCGTCACGGATCGCGACGGCATTGCCATCGAACGCGTTCCGGTGGAGGTCGAGCGGGTCACATCGGCCGAGACCGCGTTCCTGGTCGAGCACCTGTTGCGGGGCGTCGTCGACACCGGCACCGGGGCCGGCGTCCGGCGCCGCGGTTTCACCCGCCCGGCCGCCGGCAAGACCGGCACCACCAACGACTACAGCGATGCATGGTTCGTCGGCTTCACGCCCGAACTACTTGCCGTGGTCTGGGTCGGATTCGACCAGCGGCGCCCATTAAACCTCGCCGGCGCGGATGCCGCCCTGCCGATCTGGACCGATTTCATGCAGCGAGCCCTGGCGGGCCGACCGGTGCAGCCGTTCCTGCCGCCGCCCGGCATCGCCATCGTTCGCATCGATCCCGTCTCCGGCCTTGCCGCGACGACAGCGTGCCCCGAGGTCATCGACGAGGCCTTCTACCGCGGGCAGGAACCCTCCGATCCCTGCCCGCTCCATCCCGTGCACGGCGATGCGTAGACACCGACTGTCCTCCCTGCTCGTCTTGCTCGCCCTGGTCGCGTGCTCGGCGTCCCGCAACCGCGGTCCGCGCCCGGCGTCGGGCGGACGCGCCGAACGCACGCTCACGGTCACGCGCGATCGGCCGCTGGTCCCGGTCGGCCGAATCGACGAGGCACCCCTCGACGCCACACCGGCGCCAGCCGCCACGGCCCCACCGGCGAGCGAACCCGCAGCCGCCGCCTTCACGTCCATGGAGCCCGAGCCCCTGGTACATCGGATTGACGCCTCGACGCCGCCCAACGTCGCGGCGGCACTGCAACTAATCGAGCAGGGACGACGCCTGCAGGAGCGCGGCGGCCGCAACCAGGCGCGCGAGCAATTCGAGCGCGCCGTGGCGATTGACCCGACCAATGCCTACGGTTACTTCTTTCTCGCTCGCGTACACTTCTTCAACCGCAACTATGACCAGGCCATTGCCTTCGCCAGCCGCGCCGTGGCGCTCGGCACGCGCCTCGATCCCGCCTGGCTCGGAAGGGTCTACGCCCTGCAGGGGGCGGTGTTCGAAGAGGCCGGCCGCTACCCGGACGCCCGTGACGCCTACCGCCGCGCGGTCGCGACCGACCCCAACAATCTGGCCGCCCAGGTGGGCCTCGCACGCATCGCCGGAGACGGTGGCGCCGCCGCACCCTGAGGCGTGATCGACGCGGCAAGCCACATGCGCATCCTCGGCATCGAAAGCTCGTGCGACGACACCGCCGCCGCCGTGCTCGAAGACGGCGTCGTACGCTCCAGCGTCGTCGCCTCTCAGGACAGCGTGCACCATCCCTACGGCGGCGTGGTCCCGGAACTGGCCTCGCGTTCCCACATGCGCAATGCGATCCCGGTCATCGAAACCGCTCTCGAGCGCGCCCAGGTGACCCTCGACAACATCGACGGCATCTGCGCCACCTGCGGTCCGGGTCTGGTCGGATCCCTGCTGGTCGGCCTCTCGACCGCCAAGGCCATCGCCTTCGCCCGCCGCCTGCCGTTCGTCGGCGTGAACCACCTCGAAGGTCACCTGCTCTCCCCGCGCCTGGCCGAGGACACCCCCCTGCCGTACCTCGCTCTCCTGGTGTCGGGAGGCCACACCAGCCTGTACCATGCCATCGATATCGGCCGGTACCGCTTCCTCGGCGCCACGCGCGACGACGCCGCCGGCGAGGCGTTCGACAAGGTCGCCAAGGTTCTCGGCCTCGGTTATCCGGGCGGCCGCGTTATCGACGAGCTGGCGCGTAGCGGCGATCCGAAGGCGGTGCGCTTCGCCCGCGCCCGGCTCAAGCCGCAACGCGACGGCAGCCCGTTCGCCTTCAGCTTCAGCGGACTCAAGACCGCCGTGTGGCAGTATGTGCGCGACCACCCCGTCGACAGCGATGCCGCCCGGGCCGACGTTGCGGCCAGCTTCCAGGAAGCCGTTGTGGACATGCTGCTCGGCACCACGCTCGCCGCCGCCGACACGGTGCGCTGTTCGCACCTGATCATTGCCGGCGGCGTTTCCGCCAACTCCCGCCTGCGGGCACGCGCGCAGGCCGCCGCTGCCGAGCATGGCCTCAAGGTCACCATTCCTCCCCTGCGCTACTGCACGGACAACGCCGCCATGATCGCGCTCGCCGGCGGCTATCGGCTGGCCCGGGGCGATAACGATCCGCTGTCGGTCAACGCCGCCGCGGACCTCGAGCTGTGAGCGCCACCGCCCGGGCTCGTGCGGCTCGCGGGCCGCAGCGCACCACCGACAACCGCAGCACGCCGGCCGCCGCCGTGCGCGGCGAGTTGGCGCGTCTCGGCAGACCCGCCCGCAAGGCCCTCGGACAACACTTCCTGATCGACGCGGCCGCTGCCGGCCGCATCGTCGCCCTCGCCGGCATTGCGCCGGCGGGCGAACGCGTCGTCGAGATCGGCCCGGGACTGGGCGCGCTGACGGCCCGGCTGGCGGCAACCGCCGGTTCGCTGTGGCTGGTCGAGATCGATTCCGACCTGGCGGAGCGCCTGCGCACAACCTACGCGGGCGAGCCGAAAGTGCACGTCGTCCAGGCCGACATCCTCGAGGTCGATTTAGCGTCCTTGCTGGGCCTGGGCCCGCGTGCGGTCGTGGTCGCCAACCTGCCGTACAACATCGCGACCGCGGTTCTCATGAAGCTCCTCGCACAACCGGCCTGTTTCCGGCGGCTCGTCGTGATGATTCAGCGCGAGGTCGCCGAACGCCTGCGGGCCGCGCCGGGATCGAAGACCTACGGCGCGCTGTCGGTGTTCACGCAGGCCGCAGCCGAGGTGAGGCGCGGATTCCGCGTCGGCCCGGACGCCTTCGTGCCGCGGCCGAAAGTCGACTCCGAGGTGGTCTGCATCGAACCCTACGCGACGCCACCGGTGCCGATCGCCGATCCCGGCCGGTTTCGGCAGGTCGTCCTCGCGGCCTTCAATCAGCGCCGCAAGCAGCTCGGCAACAGCCTCGCCGGCGTGCTCTCGGAGGCACCCGCCGCACTTCGCGACCTCGGCATCGATCCGGCGCGGCGCGCGGAAACCCTGAGCCTGGCCGAGTTCGCCGCCGTGGCCGCCGCGGCCCGCCACTGATGCCAGAACTGCCGGAAGTCGAGACCGTTCGCCGCACGCTGCAGCCGGTTGTCGGGCGCCGCATCGTCTCCGTCGAGGTCCGGGAACGGCGTCTGCGCCGGCCGATCGCGCCGGATTTCTCCGCCGCCCTGAGCGGCCGCACGATCGAAGCGGTGCAGCGGCGCGCCAAGTACCTGCTGTTTCGGTTGTCCGCCAACCGGGTGTTGCTCGCCCATCTGGGGATGAGCGGCTCCCTGATCATGCGCCCGGCGGGAACGGTACGGCGCGACCACGACCATGTCGTCCTGGGTCTGTCGGGCGGCATCGAACTCGCCTTCAACGATCCGCGGC
This Candidatus Binatia bacterium DNA region includes the following protein-coding sequences:
- the tsaD gene encoding tRNA (adenosine(37)-N6)-threonylcarbamoyltransferase complex transferase subunit TsaD, whose translation is MRILGIESSCDDTAAAVLEDGVVRSSVVASQDSVHHPYGGVVPELASRSHMRNAIPVIETALERAQVTLDNIDGICATCGPGLVGSLLVGLSTAKAIAFARRLPFVGVNHLEGHLLSPRLAEDTPLPYLALLVSGGHTSLYHAIDIGRYRFLGATRDDAAGEAFDKVAKVLGLGYPGGRVIDELARSGDPKAVRFARARLKPQRDGSPFAFSFSGLKTAVWQYVRDHPVDSDAARADVAASFQEAVVDMLLGTTLAAADTVRCSHLIIAGGVSANSRLRARAQAAAAEHGLKVTIPPLRYCTDNAAMIALAGGYRLARGDNDPLSVNAAADLEL
- a CDS encoding tetratricopeptide repeat protein, which gives rise to MRRHRLSSLLVLLALVACSASRNRGPRPASGGRAERTLTVTRDRPLVPVGRIDEAPLDATPAPAATAPPASEPAAAAFTSMEPEPLVHRIDASTPPNVAAALQLIEQGRRLQERGGRNQAREQFERAVAIDPTNAYGYFFLARVHFFNRNYDQAIAFASRAVALGTRLDPAWLGRVYALQGAVFEEAGRYPDARDAYRRAVATDPNNLAAQVGLARIAGDGGAAAP
- the rsmA gene encoding 16S rRNA (adenine(1518)-N(6)/adenine(1519)-N(6))-dimethyltransferase RsmA translates to MSATARARAARGPQRTTDNRSTPAAAVRGELARLGRPARKALGQHFLIDAAAAGRIVALAGIAPAGERVVEIGPGLGALTARLAATAGSLWLVEIDSDLAERLRTTYAGEPKVHVVQADILEVDLASLLGLGPRAVVVANLPYNIATAVLMKLLAQPACFRRLVVMIQREVAERLRAAPGSKTYGALSVFTQAAAEVRRGFRVGPDAFVPRPKVDSEVVCIEPYATPPVPIADPGRFRQVVLAAFNQRRKQLGNSLAGVLSEAPAALRDLGIDPARRAETLSLAEFAAVAAAARH
- a CDS encoding PBP1A family penicillin-binding protein, giving the protein MIRRFLLAAALAAGGLLAIGGIGFWTFARDWDARVTELFRTHRWDFPSKIYSDATLVYPGLDIEAGGVLTRLQAVGYHPVTGPIERPGDYHLPAQRTHLDIYLRRQPGDAAAAAGPMPVRLTLAGNTVVHMRDLHSDRDLFTLEVEPALVSGLFRDVWEERHVVTLDAVPPLLLRAIVAVEDQRFFSHPGVDPIGIARALVVNLRSGSTVQGGSTLTQQLIKNFFLSEERTLQRKAREAAMALIVERRFSKQQILEGYINEIYLGQNGSRGIYGVWEASRVYFAKEPRDLSLAEVALLAGLIRAPNRYSPLNNPERARARRDAVLETMLVAGDITPADSAAARAEPIRTVPSPQRTDGAPYFVDFVRRELSALYPADILNREGLEVFTRLDLHLQRIAEESVRAGLADLERRHPRLRAAEPRDRLQACLIALEPQTGAVKAMVGGRDYGTTQFNRCTQALRQPGSVFKPIVYVAALDNARQHDIPLLPTTRIEDEPFAWPFDHQVWTPANYGNQYRGTVTVRTALTLSLNAATARLAHDVGLEAIVETARRFGIASPLQPYPSLVLGAAEVSPLEIAQAYTALAAGGLRATPLSVARVTDRDGIAIERVPVEVERVTSAETAFLVEHLLRGVVDTGTGAGVRRRGFTRPAAGKTGTTNDYSDAWFVGFTPELLAVVWVGFDQRRPLNLAGADAALPIWTDFMQRALAGRPVQPFLPPPGIAIVRIDPVSGLAATTACPEVIDEAFYRGQEPSDPCPLHPVHGDA